In a single window of the Bacillota bacterium genome:
- a CDS encoding bifunctional folylpolyglutamate synthase/dihydrofolate synthase codes for MVGVKQYLDSLARFGSKPGLLRMTKALALLGNPQDRLKVIHVAGTNGKGSTCAMLASVLQAAGYRTGLYTSPHLVRFNERIRIDGQCITDGEIEEYGRRVIEVAKAVATADDPMTFFEVTTLLAFEYLAAKEVDVAIVETGLGGRLDATNIGDCLVSVITHIAWDHGEVLGDSLAKIAREKAGIIRPRRPVIVGPQDDGVLAVIGQEAAAKGSPLIHVSREVLPEYQLLDSGMELSWQDGFTIRLPLQGVYQVANCALAKAVISVVGDLGLPVPEGALRQGLERVSWPGRMEVIRTSPTIVLDGAHNLDGAHSLKRTLDQRWPKLPIVYLFGLTGKKPVADMVQALIRPGVSFVVTEVGHSRTPAVPMQTIADVCQGQGVDVYLAQEPKTALTTALEILPPGGLLCVCGSLYLVGAVKELLGNLDPDPGNGRRNTSR; via the coding sequence ATGGTGGGGGTTAAGCAGTATCTAGATTCCTTGGCCAGGTTTGGTTCCAAACCTGGCCTGCTTCGTATGACCAAAGCCTTGGCCCTCTTGGGCAATCCCCAGGACCGGCTCAAGGTGATTCACGTTGCCGGGACCAATGGAAAGGGCTCTACCTGTGCCATGTTGGCTTCGGTGCTCCAGGCCGCGGGCTATCGCACGGGCCTATACACCTCACCCCACTTGGTGCGGTTCAATGAGCGAATTCGCATCGATGGTCAGTGCATTACCGATGGTGAAATCGAGGAGTATGGCCGCAGGGTTATTGAGGTGGCCAAGGCCGTTGCGACCGCCGATGACCCGATGACCTTTTTTGAAGTCACTACCCTGCTGGCCTTTGAGTATCTGGCGGCCAAGGAAGTGGATGTGGCGATTGTCGAAACGGGATTGGGAGGCCGTCTAGATGCCACCAACATCGGGGATTGTCTGGTGTCGGTGATCACCCATATTGCTTGGGACCATGGGGAAGTCTTAGGCGACAGCCTAGCCAAGATCGCTCGGGAAAAGGCCGGCATTATTCGTCCCCGTCGACCGGTGATAGTTGGTCCCCAAGACGACGGGGTACTGGCCGTGATCGGCCAGGAGGCGGCGGCAAAAGGCTCACCTCTGATTCATGTTTCCCGGGAGGTTCTGCCGGAGTACCAATTGCTGGACTCGGGGATGGAGCTATCTTGGCAGGATGGATTTACCATCAGGCTGCCCCTGCAAGGGGTGTATCAAGTGGCCAACTGCGCTCTGGCCAAGGCGGTGATCTCTGTCGTCGGTGACCTGGGTCTGCCCGTCCCAGAGGGCGCATTGCGACAGGGTCTGGAGCGGGTAAGTTGGCCGGGACGGATGGAAGTGATTCGCACCAGTCCCACCATAGTGCTCGATGGGGCCCACAATCTCGATGGGGCTCACTCCTTGAAAAGAACCCTGGATCAACGCTGGCCTAAGCTTCCCATCGTCTATCTCTTTGGTTTGACGGGGAAGAAGCCGGTGGCCGATATGGTCCAGGCCCTGATTCGCCCCGGGGTCTCCTTTGTGGTGACCGAGGTGGGTCATTCCCGTACTCCTGCGGTGCCGATGCAGACCATTGCCGATGTCTGTCAAGGACAGGGTGTTGATGTTTATCTAGCCCAGGAGCCGAAAACTGCCCTGACGACGGCCTTGGAAATTCTGCCCCCAGGAGGGTTGCTCTGCGTCTGTGGTTCCTTGTATCTGGTGGGAGCGGTGAAGGAATTGTTGGGAAATCTTGATCCAGATCCCGGCAACGGGAGAAGGAATACTTCCCGCTGA
- a CDS encoding SPOR domain-containing protein — protein sequence MAKAGKGSKASELFFVIGGVVATAAVGTFLGYLVGSYAVEMLTGPPAARQVRSVTVNGDRVAQESPAPQPASTPSPQRTSQSTRSEPAAAPSVLYRVQVGAFSVRSNAEALAQRLKEEEGLPTTIAGTGPFRVQVGAFAQRSNAEALSETLKAKGYPVLVVQTTN from the coding sequence GTGGCAAAGGCTGGGAAAGGCTCAAAAGCCAGTGAACTGTTTTTCGTGATTGGAGGAGTGGTTGCCACCGCGGCCGTTGGTACTTTTCTCGGTTACCTGGTGGGCTCCTATGCTGTGGAGATGCTGACCGGTCCTCCTGCCGCGCGTCAGGTTCGGTCTGTCACCGTCAATGGTGACAGGGTAGCTCAAGAATCGCCAGCCCCCCAGCCGGCTAGTACACCGAGTCCACAAAGGACCAGTCAATCGACTCGGTCGGAGCCGGCAGCGGCACCTAGTGTGTTGTATCGCGTTCAAGTGGGAGCCTTTTCGGTGCGCTCCAATGCTGAAGCTCTGGCTCAGCGTCTGAAGGAAGAAGAGGGACTGCCCACCACTATCGCTGGGACTGGCCCCTTCCGAGTTCAGGTGGGAGCCTTTGCGCAAAGGTCCAATGCCGAAGCGCTCTCGGAGACTCTCAAGGCTAAGGGGTATCCGGTGCTGGTGGTACAGACTACGAACTAA
- a CDS encoding aldose 1-epimerase family protein: MATFGGKEYTREQLLEYVGSMDQIAPIEAKTYIDGKAKGVRTVELDNGSGLSLEVLVDRCLDLGAVRYCGQSLNWLSAVGVTHPAYYDNTERRWLRTFGGGFLATCGLTTAGAAASDEGEALGMHGRIGNTPGERVSYRGYWKGDDYYLECRGIVRETEVFAANLTLERRIAMKLGEPAFWVEDKVTNAGYQTTPLMLLYHINLGFPLIGPDTRLVTPAQKILPRDDIAAPGIDTYAEFTPPIPGYQEQVFYHEMNPSDGPVTVKVINPSLNGWSGMALHYNTAQLPKFTQWKMTAQGEYVLGLEPANCWVEGRAKERERGTLQFLEPGESRCYHLKVEILP; encoded by the coding sequence GTGGCAACCTTTGGTGGAAAAGAGTACACAAGGGAGCAACTGCTGGAATACGTCGGCTCCATGGATCAAATCGCACCCATCGAAGCCAAGACCTACATCGATGGTAAAGCCAAGGGCGTGAGAACCGTCGAGCTTGACAACGGCAGTGGCTTATCCTTGGAAGTGCTGGTGGACCGCTGTCTAGATTTGGGGGCCGTCCGTTACTGCGGCCAGTCCCTCAATTGGTTGTCGGCGGTGGGAGTAACCCACCCCGCCTACTATGACAACACTGAACGACGCTGGCTGCGCACCTTCGGTGGTGGTTTCTTGGCCACCTGTGGACTGACCACCGCGGGAGCGGCGGCTAGCGACGAAGGCGAAGCCCTGGGAATGCATGGGCGCATCGGTAATACGCCCGGGGAAAGGGTGAGCTACCGGGGCTATTGGAAAGGGGACGATTACTACCTGGAATGTCGTGGAATAGTGAGGGAAACAGAGGTTTTCGCCGCCAATCTGACCTTAGAGCGACGCATTGCGATGAAATTGGGAGAGCCGGCCTTCTGGGTGGAGGATAAAGTGACCAATGCCGGATACCAAACCACACCCCTGATGCTTTTGTATCACATTAATTTGGGATTTCCCCTCATCGGTCCCGACACCCGACTGGTAACCCCTGCCCAAAAAATCCTTCCCCGGGACGATATCGCCGCCCCGGGCATCGACACCTACGCCGAGTTTACCCCACCGATTCCCGGTTATCAGGAGCAGGTTTTCTACCATGAAATGAACCCCAGCGACGGTCCTGTCACGGTTAAGGTGATTAACCCCAGCCTCAATGGATGGTCGGGTATGGCCCTCCATTACAACACAGCCCAATTGCCGAAGTTTACTCAATGGAAGATGACCGCCCAAGGAGAATACGTCCTGGGTCTGGAGCCTGCCAACTGCTGGGTCGAAGGGCGAGCCAAAGAACGGGAGCGGGGGACGCTGCAGTTTCTCGAGCCAGGGGAGTCCCGCTGTTACCACCTCAAGGTGGAAATTTTACCCTAG
- a CDS encoding heavy-metal-associated domain-containing protein, which yields MALPRRQEFRVDGMSCQHCVQAIKDNVGKLHGIDRIEVDLDKQTVTVEYNAEQVDTEAIEGAIAGAGYDIVK from the coding sequence ATGGCTCTACCAAGACGCCAGGAGTTTCGGGTGGATGGCATGTCCTGTCAACATTGTGTTCAGGCCATTAAGGACAATGTCGGCAAACTCCATGGTATCGACAGGATTGAGGTAGACCTAGACAAACAAACGGTGACGGTGGAGTACAACGCCGAACAGGTGGATACCGAGGCCATCGAAGGGGCCATTGCCGGCGCCGGGTACGACATTGTCAAGTAA
- a CDS encoding MFS transporter, whose amino-acid sequence MSIRSGPGDRVSGEVGRVVKSGAGQGGAGPGRVNLWSLAFVALCLVPFVMVLGNSMLIPVFPKIESALSLSQFQVGLLVTAFSLPAGLLIPFAGFLSDRIGRKKIIVPALVVYGLGGLVAGLASLWLRDPYKVIIAGRIIQGAGAGGTYQLAMALAGDLYGRENMPRTLGALEASNGLGKVVSPILGSAAMAISWYLPFFVYGIFSIPVAVLVLLAVKESNPGGEGKSTAQYFSSVKEIIKEKGLSLAVTFVVGFVALGMLFGLLSYLSDVLEQKFHLYNLRKGFAIAVPVTVMAATSFFGGIWLQRRKHLLKATIVLGMALTAAALFTIPIFDSPWYFFAVVVIAGLGIGMVLPPLNTLITGSADPEERGIITALYGTVRFTGVAVGPPAFGLIGFDSPWLFAAAAAITGVAGVLGWLFVDQERLLSKAA is encoded by the coding sequence GTGTCCATTAGAAGTGGTCCAGGAGACCGAGTCAGCGGCGAAGTGGGTAGGGTAGTGAAGTCCGGCGCTGGGCAGGGCGGGGCAGGTCCCGGCAGGGTCAACCTCTGGTCCTTGGCCTTTGTCGCCCTGTGCCTGGTACCGTTTGTCATGGTCTTGGGAAACTCCATGTTGATCCCAGTGTTTCCCAAGATAGAATCGGCTTTGTCTTTATCACAGTTTCAAGTGGGTCTGTTGGTAACGGCCTTTTCTTTGCCGGCAGGCCTGTTGATTCCCTTCGCAGGGTTCTTGTCTGACCGGATTGGCCGCAAGAAGATCATTGTGCCTGCCCTGGTGGTCTATGGCTTGGGGGGTCTGGTGGCCGGACTTGCCTCACTGTGGTTACGGGATCCCTACAAGGTGATTATCGCAGGGCGAATCATTCAAGGTGCCGGTGCCGGCGGGACCTATCAGTTGGCCATGGCCCTGGCCGGGGATTTGTACGGCCGGGAGAATATGCCCAGAACTCTAGGGGCGCTGGAAGCCAGCAACGGCCTGGGGAAAGTAGTCAGTCCCATTTTAGGTTCGGCGGCCATGGCCATCAGTTGGTACTTACCCTTTTTTGTCTACGGGATTTTCTCCATCCCCGTGGCCGTATTGGTCCTGTTGGCGGTGAAGGAATCCAATCCCGGAGGAGAAGGGAAAAGCACCGCCCAGTATTTTTCTTCGGTGAAGGAAATCATCAAGGAAAAGGGACTGTCCTTGGCGGTAACCTTTGTGGTGGGATTTGTTGCTTTGGGAATGCTCTTTGGACTGCTCAGTTACCTCTCCGATGTCCTGGAGCAAAAGTTTCATTTGTATAACCTGCGCAAGGGTTTTGCCATTGCTGTCCCGGTCACGGTGATGGCCGCCACCTCCTTCTTTGGTGGAATCTGGCTGCAAAGGCGAAAGCACTTACTCAAGGCGACCATTGTACTGGGGATGGCCTTGACCGCCGCGGCCTTGTTTACCATTCCCATCTTTGACAGCCCCTGGTACTTCTTTGCCGTTGTGGTGATCGCCGGCCTGGGAATTGGCATGGTACTGCCGCCGTTGAACACCTTGATAACCGGCTCCGCTGACCCTGAGGAGCGGGGGATTATCACCGCTTTGTACGGAACGGTGCGGTTTACCGGGGTTGCCGTGGGGCCACCGGCCTTTGGTCTGATTGGCTTTGATAGCCCTTGGTTGTTTGCCGCTGCTGCCGCGATTACCGGCGTGGCCGGGGTGCTGGGATGGCTGTTTGTCGATCAGGAAAGGCTCTTGAGCAAGGCTGCCTAG
- the spoIID gene encoding stage II sporulation protein D: MLSLRYYRYRFYRFIYSRRRFGHRRLTVGVLLALVLAGVFVAVSFMDYFSRGNEWKITLLQADIGKEISLSLEEYVAGVLAAEMPATFGLEALKAGAVTARTYALQRIIAKQTLPGTNAHVSSDHRVSQAYRSVEQLRATWGMAKFLVAWPKIRLAVTSTRGQVLTYNGQLIDALYHSTSGGVTANSEDYYSTAVPYLRSVPSPWEEHSPYWRTEVFISWQQLTDGLGLALAPQELAQGKVVPRVEAYPNGRTKALVLGEHRFNSRQVRERLGLRSAWFTLEPNPQGVIFHLRGNGHGVGLSQYGADGLAAAGYKYDDILLYYYPGAHLVRSYY, translated from the coding sequence TTGTTGTCACTCCGGTATTATCGCTATCGTTTCTATCGCTTTATCTATAGTCGTCGTCGGTTTGGACACCGCAGACTGACGGTCGGAGTGCTCCTTGCTTTGGTCCTGGCCGGGGTGTTTGTGGCCGTCAGCTTCATGGACTATTTCTCTCGGGGAAATGAATGGAAAATTACTCTGCTGCAGGCCGACATCGGGAAAGAGATCAGTCTTTCCCTGGAGGAGTATGTGGCCGGAGTCCTGGCAGCGGAGATGCCGGCAACCTTTGGCCTAGAGGCCCTCAAGGCCGGTGCCGTTACCGCCCGTACCTATGCTCTGCAGCGGATCATCGCCAAACAAACCCTTCCCGGCACCAATGCCCACGTCTCCTCGGATCACAGGGTGTCCCAGGCCTATCGATCAGTGGAACAACTGCGGGCCACTTGGGGGATGGCCAAATTCCTCGTCGCCTGGCCCAAGATTCGCTTGGCGGTAACCTCGACCCGGGGACAGGTACTCACCTACAACGGCCAGCTGATTGATGCCTTGTATCATTCCACCAGTGGCGGAGTGACCGCCAATTCCGAGGATTACTACTCCACCGCGGTGCCCTACCTGCGGTCGGTACCCAGCCCCTGGGAGGAGCACTCACCCTATTGGCGCACCGAGGTGTTTATTTCCTGGCAGCAGCTGACCGATGGGCTGGGATTAGCCCTTGCTCCCCAGGAGTTGGCTCAGGGCAAGGTTGTTCCCAGGGTGGAGGCCTATCCCAATGGTCGCACCAAGGCTTTGGTATTGGGGGAACACCGGTTTAACTCCCGCCAGGTGCGGGAGCGGCTGGGACTTCGGTCGGCGTGGTTTACTCTGGAACCTAACCCCCAGGGCGTGATCTTTCATTTGCGAGGCAATGGTCATGGCGTTGGACTGTCCCAATATGGCGCGGATGGTCTGGCGGCAGCGGGGTACAAGTACGATGATATTCTTCTGTATTACTATCCCGGTGCTCACCTGGTTCGCAGCTACTATTAG
- the trxB gene encoding thioredoxin-disulfide reductase, producing the protein MTDKTANPVDVAVIGGGPAGLTAALYAGRALLSVRVIEGMGTGGQMFTTAVVENYPGLGVVDGPTISQKMEAQAREWGAEIEFGQVQGISGSLETGFTLDMGEGNEPILARTVIVASGSTPRKLGVPGEEEFQGRGVSYCATCDGAFFRDKRLIVVGGGDSAVEEGLFLTRFAKSVTIVHRRDELRASPVLQQRARDNEKMQFIWNSVVEAIQGNKTVNGVVLRNVKTNEITNLDIDGVFVYIGQNPNVSFLNGLVELDGMGFIQAGEDCVTSVPGIFAAGDVRTKPLRQIVTAVADGAVAAMQAEQLLAVSKG; encoded by the coding sequence ATGACTGATAAGACAGCCAATCCCGTAGACGTCGCGGTAATTGGCGGCGGACCGGCGGGGTTAACCGCGGCTTTGTATGCCGGCAGAGCTTTGCTTTCGGTAAGGGTAATCGAAGGAATGGGTACCGGGGGACAGATGTTTACCACCGCGGTGGTGGAAAACTACCCGGGGCTGGGAGTAGTGGATGGCCCAACGATTTCCCAGAAGATGGAGGCCCAGGCCAGGGAGTGGGGCGCTGAGATTGAATTTGGGCAGGTCCAAGGCATCTCCGGTTCCTTGGAAACGGGTTTTACTTTGGATATGGGTGAAGGGAACGAACCGATCCTGGCCCGAACGGTGATTGTCGCGTCCGGCTCCACCCCTCGGAAGCTGGGAGTTCCCGGGGAGGAAGAGTTCCAGGGACGAGGGGTGTCCTATTGCGCCACCTGCGATGGCGCCTTTTTCCGCGACAAGCGACTGATTGTCGTCGGTGGAGGAGACTCCGCTGTAGAGGAAGGACTGTTCCTGACCAGGTTTGCCAAATCCGTCACCATCGTTCACCGCCGGGATGAGCTGCGGGCCAGTCCGGTACTGCAGCAGCGGGCCAGGGACAATGAAAAAATGCAGTTCATCTGGAACTCGGTGGTGGAAGCAATTCAGGGGAACAAGACCGTCAATGGCGTTGTCCTGCGGAATGTGAAAACCAACGAAATTACTAACCTGGATATCGATGGAGTCTTTGTTTACATTGGCCAGAATCCCAACGTCAGTTTCCTGAATGGGTTGGTGGAACTGGATGGGATGGGATTCATTCAGGCCGGTGAGGATTGCGTCACATCGGTTCCCGGCATATTCGCCGCCGGTGATGTGCGCACCAAGCCCCTCCGCCAGATCGTAACCGCCGTGGCCGACGGAGCGGTGGCGGCAATGCAGGCGGAACAGCTTCTGGCTGTCAGTAAAGGTTAG